In the genome of Kitasatospora cathayae, one region contains:
- a CDS encoding glutamate-5-semialdehyde dehydrogenase — MTSDLATADSPVLAVARRAREAAAALAPLPRRAKDAALLAIADALVARTAEIVAANAEDVARAREAGTAESVIDRLSLTDERIAAIASDVRSVAGLADPVGEVVRGYTLPNGLDVRQVRVPLGVVGIIYEARPNVTVDAAALCLKSGNAVLLRGSASAYRSNTALVAVLRDAVEAAGLPADVIQLVPGENRDSVQELMRARGYVDVLIPRGGASLIRTVVEGSTVPVIETGTGNCHVYVDARTDLAMAVGILLNSKAQRVSVCNSAETLLVHQDVADAFLPLALAALAEAGVTVHGDEAVLKAAEGSGATVVPATDEDWGAEYLSYDLAAAVVPSLDAAVEHIRRWSSGHTEAIVTTSQAAARRFTQLVDSTTVAVNASTRFTDGGEFGFGAEIGISTQKLHARGPMGLPELTSTKYIVTGDGHVRGEATQTVGGDADAR; from the coding sequence ATGACCAGCGACCTCGCCACCGCCGACAGCCCCGTCCTCGCCGTAGCGCGCCGAGCCCGGGAGGCCGCCGCCGCGCTCGCCCCGCTGCCGCGCCGCGCCAAGGACGCCGCGCTGCTGGCGATCGCGGACGCGCTGGTGGCCCGCACCGCCGAGATCGTCGCGGCCAACGCCGAGGACGTGGCCCGGGCCCGCGAGGCGGGGACGGCCGAGTCGGTGATCGACCGGCTGAGCCTGACTGACGAGCGGATCGCCGCGATCGCCTCCGACGTGCGCTCCGTGGCCGGGCTGGCCGACCCGGTCGGCGAGGTGGTGCGCGGCTACACCCTGCCGAACGGCTTGGACGTGCGCCAGGTGCGGGTGCCGCTCGGCGTGGTCGGCATCATCTACGAGGCCCGGCCGAACGTCACGGTGGACGCCGCCGCGCTCTGCCTGAAGTCCGGCAACGCGGTGCTGCTGCGCGGCTCCGCCTCGGCCTACCGCTCCAACACCGCGCTGGTCGCCGTCCTGCGGGACGCCGTCGAGGCGGCCGGGCTGCCGGCCGACGTGATCCAGCTCGTCCCGGGGGAGAACCGGGACTCGGTGCAGGAGCTGATGCGCGCCCGCGGGTACGTCGACGTGCTGATCCCGCGCGGCGGGGCCTCGCTGATCCGCACCGTGGTCGAGGGCTCGACCGTCCCGGTGATCGAGACCGGCACCGGCAACTGCCACGTGTACGTGGACGCGCGGACCGACCTGGCGATGGCGGTCGGCATCCTGTTGAACTCCAAGGCGCAGCGGGTCAGCGTCTGCAACTCGGCCGAGACGCTGCTGGTGCACCAGGACGTCGCGGACGCCTTCCTGCCGCTGGCGCTGGCGGCCCTGGCCGAGGCCGGGGTGACCGTGCACGGCGACGAGGCGGTGCTCAAGGCCGCCGAGGGCAGCGGCGCCACCGTGGTGCCGGCCACCGACGAGGACTGGGGCGCCGAGTACCTCTCGTACGATCTGGCCGCGGCCGTGGTGCCCTCGCTGGACGCCGCGGTGGAGCACATCCGCCGCTGGTCCTCCGGCCACACCGAGGCGATCGTCACCACCTCGCAGGCCGCCGCCCGCCGCTTCACCCAGCTGGTGGACTCGACCACGGTGGCCGTCAACGCCTCCACCCGGTTCACCGACGGCGGTGAGTTCGGCTTCGGCGCGGAGATCGGCATCTCCACCCAGAAGCTGCACGCCCGCGGTCCGATGGGCCTGCCGGAGCTGACCAGCACCAAGTACATCGTCACTGGTGACGGGCATGTCCGCGGCGAGGCGACGCAGACCGTCGGCGGGGACGCGGACGCCCGCTGA
- a CDS encoding SCO2583 family membrane protein, which translates to MGDPREPPEGTPEGGSGNEDEFRSVVFDESFVRAARIQELSARERLAGSFGKATRARVRLGPLGTVPRQALALLLLILLAFGAAVYFGVNSPKGLPIRPEGSQLTVSLVALSPASAVRPVADPAEPFAALPPGYGDGAAGLNTPAGAATEHFSKVEVTKALDTVQRYLVASSLTPAALVQGATTDVRAFVTPGEQAQFDAAVTQPVDDRHHAVTGWIVRFDPAQVALASGTVKVVGAMRVDEADSSTLQVTTDHTFVYALKPAGAPAGAQVTLETVRRELTFQFDRVDLASAQLRLVDSVLQAGPEPCTASMAGFLQPVLATAQGSTVAPPTAVDPGNHARPAWQVCGVLAGG; encoded by the coding sequence ATGGGTGACCCGCGCGAGCCTCCTGAGGGTACGCCCGAGGGCGGTTCCGGCAACGAGGACGAGTTCCGGTCCGTCGTCTTCGACGAATCGTTCGTCCGGGCTGCCCGGATCCAGGAGCTGTCCGCTCGGGAGCGGCTCGCGGGCTCCTTCGGCAAGGCCACCCGGGCGCGGGTGCGGCTCGGGCCGCTGGGGACGGTGCCGCGCCAGGCGCTGGCCCTGCTGCTGCTCATCCTGCTGGCCTTCGGGGCCGCGGTGTACTTCGGGGTGAACTCGCCCAAGGGCCTTCCGATCCGGCCGGAGGGCAGCCAACTGACCGTCAGTCTGGTGGCGTTGAGCCCGGCTTCGGCCGTCCGCCCGGTCGCCGACCCGGCGGAGCCGTTCGCCGCGCTGCCGCCCGGGTACGGCGACGGGGCGGCCGGGTTGAACACCCCGGCGGGCGCCGCCACCGAGCACTTCAGCAAGGTCGAGGTGACCAAGGCGCTGGACACCGTGCAGCGCTACCTGGTGGCCTCCTCGCTGACGCCGGCGGCGCTGGTCCAGGGCGCCACCACCGACGTGCGGGCCTTCGTCACGCCCGGTGAGCAGGCCCAGTTCGACGCCGCCGTCACCCAGCCGGTGGACGACCGGCACCACGCGGTGACCGGCTGGATCGTCCGCTTCGACCCGGCGCAGGTCGCGCTGGCCTCCGGCACCGTGAAGGTGGTCGGTGCGATGCGGGTCGACGAGGCGGACAGCAGCACGCTGCAGGTCACCACCGACCACACCTTCGTCTACGCGCTGAAGCCGGCCGGCGCCCCGGCCGGTGCACAGGTCACCCTGGAGACCGTGCGGCGCGAGCTGACCTTCCAGTTCGACCGGGTGGACCTGGCCTCGGCGCAGCTGCGGCTTGTGGACTCGGTGCTGCAGGCCGGGCCGGAGCCGTGCACCGCCTCGATGGCGGGCTTCCTGCAGCCGGTGCTGGCCACCGCGCAGGGCAGCACGGTGGCGCCGCCGACCGCGGTCGACCCGGGCAACCACGCGCGCCCGGCCTGGCAGGTGTGCGGGGTGCTGGCGGGGGGCTGA
- the rsfS gene encoding ribosome silencing factor, whose protein sequence is MTVTDHSQQLITVAAQAAADKLAHNIIAFDVSEVLSITDAFLIASANNDRQVRSIAEEIEDRLREQLDIKPVRREGEREGRWILLDYLDIVVHVQHSEERSFYSLDRLWKDCPELPLPADAMESRNRPDAITDEAGNAVAPADDFGKPEDLH, encoded by the coding sequence GTGACCGTCACCGACCACAGCCAGCAGCTCATCACCGTCGCCGCGCAGGCGGCGGCCGACAAGCTCGCGCACAACATCATCGCGTTCGACGTCAGCGAGGTGCTGTCGATCACCGACGCCTTCCTGATCGCCTCCGCGAACAACGACCGCCAGGTCCGCTCGATCGCCGAGGAGATCGAGGACCGGCTGCGGGAGCAGCTGGACATCAAGCCGGTGCGCCGCGAGGGCGAGCGCGAGGGCCGCTGGATCCTGCTCGACTACCTGGACATCGTCGTGCACGTCCAGCACTCCGAGGAGCGCTCCTTCTACTCGCTGGACCGGCTCTGGAAGGACTGCCCCGAGCTGCCGCTGCCCGCGGACGCCATGGAGTCGCGCAACCGGCCCGACGCCATCACGGACGAGGCCGGCAACGCCGTCGCCCCGGCCGACGACTTCGGCAAGCCCGAGGACCTGCACTGA
- a CDS encoding helix-turn-helix transcriptional regulator, which yields MTVLEELPTAAGDRERRRTELARFLKACRARVTPEDVGLPPGLRRRTPGLRREEVAQLAGVGVTWYTWLEQGRPINASEQVLLAVSRALRLDGTERQHLFRLAGMSPSPLAQPAPPELSPSIQVILDSLAPLPAAVSNTRFDVLSFNRPYRSLFGTDRMRPAGGVFFNSLWCMLAAPSCCNPCENPEETLPRMVAVLRAAYGKHVGEPAWEEHVQRLSARSELFRELWARQEVSPPKTLLRMFRHPELGVMRLNATYLTMPGVPECYIVVYVPKSPEDRELVERLNSLPPGGWSHTCAL from the coding sequence ATGACCGTGCTCGAGGAACTCCCCACCGCGGCGGGCGACCGCGAACGCCGCCGGACCGAGCTGGCCCGCTTCCTGAAGGCCTGCCGGGCGCGGGTCACCCCCGAGGACGTCGGCCTGCCGCCCGGGCTGCGCCGCCGCACGCCGGGGCTGCGGCGCGAGGAGGTCGCGCAGCTCGCCGGGGTCGGGGTCACCTGGTACACGTGGCTGGAGCAGGGGCGGCCGATCAACGCGAGCGAGCAGGTGCTGCTGGCGGTGTCCCGGGCGCTGCGGCTCGACGGCACCGAGCGCCAGCACCTGTTCCGGCTGGCCGGGATGTCGCCCTCGCCGCTCGCCCAGCCCGCCCCGCCGGAACTGAGCCCGTCGATCCAGGTGATCCTGGACTCGCTCGCCCCGCTGCCGGCGGCGGTCTCCAACACCCGGTTCGACGTGCTGAGCTTCAACCGGCCGTACCGGTCGCTGTTCGGCACCGACCGGATGCGCCCGGCCGGCGGGGTCTTCTTCAACAGCCTCTGGTGCATGCTGGCCGCGCCGTCGTGCTGCAACCCGTGCGAGAACCCGGAGGAGACCCTGCCGCGGATGGTGGCGGTGCTGCGCGCGGCGTACGGCAAGCACGTCGGCGAGCCGGCCTGGGAGGAGCACGTGCAGCGGCTGTCGGCCCGCAGCGAGCTGTTCCGGGAGCTGTGGGCCCGCCAGGAGGTGTCGCCGCCGAAGACCCTGCTGCGGATGTTCCGCCACCCGGAGCTCGGGGTGATGCGGCTGAACGCCACCTACCTGACGATGCCGGGCGTGCCGGAGTGCTACATCGTCGTGTACGTCCCGAAGAGCCCGGAGGACCGGGAGCTGGTCGAGCGGCTCAACTCCCTGCCGCCGGGCGGCTGGAGCCACACCTGCGCGCTGTGA
- a CDS encoding LCP family protein, with translation MTDRNGNGSGQQPEEWSTGQYQQPYQGQEYHQQQAYEQQYGQYDQYGQPAYGQGYYGGQAQGYQQAQQTGQFPQQQSYGQQHDQYESHEQYGQYDQYGQPMYPQAPYGGYQQQGYQAYQQPYQAAPVAPLVAEPLPEPPVAPEAPAPTPAPAAVPPPRRRTPRPAAEAAPAEPGAPSEQVAGARSGKAGGRAPKDSYTTGEFTFVDEEAEESEDVIDWLKFAESRSEVRAERRRKLKNRLVGLGVVLALAAGGVGGYLWFTGDKPTAAAAAGGRQVNVVHLRDLQGKVSSALLVDDASGHKGTVLLLPDVLRLPGPGDPPVTTVGQAMDAIGASATRDGLSTVLGAPVAGTWRLDTPYLELLVSQLGGVRVDTNAATYEGGKPDGKELSPAGKNTLLSGKAAVAYATLQAPGENRDAQLARFGQVMDAVVRTMPTEFKDAKDDVHRMNAVLDPSLPEDALAGVLAQLAQQAKDGHFSTTALTVKPDGTLDEATAGKQVKDVLGGTVKSAAAGDAPARVSVQDASGNDAASAAAQVQIVNSGLTFIPGGAKTAPQATSEIRYTDDARQAAAKSLASSLGLPDTAVKKVADAQNADLVVVLGKDYQPPKNQ, from the coding sequence GTGACCGATCGCAACGGCAATGGCAGCGGGCAGCAGCCGGAGGAGTGGTCCACCGGGCAGTACCAGCAGCCGTACCAGGGCCAGGAGTACCACCAGCAGCAGGCGTACGAGCAGCAGTACGGGCAGTACGACCAGTACGGGCAGCCGGCGTACGGGCAGGGCTACTACGGCGGCCAGGCCCAGGGCTACCAGCAGGCCCAGCAGACCGGGCAGTTCCCGCAGCAGCAGTCGTACGGGCAGCAGCACGACCAGTACGAGTCGCACGAGCAGTACGGCCAGTACGACCAGTACGGGCAGCCGATGTACCCCCAGGCCCCGTACGGCGGCTACCAGCAGCAGGGGTACCAGGCGTACCAGCAGCCGTACCAGGCCGCGCCGGTCGCGCCGTTGGTCGCCGAGCCGCTGCCCGAGCCGCCCGTCGCGCCCGAGGCGCCCGCCCCCACCCCCGCGCCCGCCGCCGTGCCGCCGCCGCGCCGGCGCACGCCCCGGCCGGCCGCCGAGGCGGCCCCGGCCGAGCCCGGGGCGCCCTCCGAGCAGGTCGCCGGCGCCCGGTCCGGCAAGGCCGGCGGACGGGCGCCCAAGGACAGCTACACCACGGGCGAGTTCACCTTCGTCGACGAGGAGGCGGAGGAGTCCGAGGACGTCATCGACTGGCTGAAGTTCGCCGAGTCCCGCAGCGAGGTGCGCGCCGAGCGCCGCCGCAAGCTGAAGAACCGGCTGGTCGGCCTCGGTGTGGTGCTGGCGCTCGCGGCCGGCGGCGTCGGCGGCTACCTGTGGTTCACCGGGGACAAGCCGACCGCGGCCGCCGCGGCCGGTGGGCGGCAGGTCAACGTCGTCCACCTGCGCGACCTGCAGGGCAAGGTGTCCAGTGCGCTGCTGGTCGACGACGCCTCCGGGCACAAGGGCACGGTGCTGCTGCTGCCCGACGTGCTGCGGCTGCCCGGGCCCGGCGATCCGCCGGTGACCACCGTCGGCCAGGCCATGGACGCGATCGGCGCCTCGGCGACCCGCGACGGCCTGTCCACCGTGCTCGGCGCCCCGGTGGCCGGCACCTGGCGGCTGGACACCCCGTACCTGGAACTGCTGGTCTCCCAGCTCGGCGGCGTCCGGGTGGACACCAACGCCGCGACCTACGAGGGCGGCAAGCCGGACGGCAAGGAGCTGTCCCCGGCGGGCAAGAACACCCTGCTCAGCGGCAAGGCCGCGGTCGCGTACGCCACCCTGCAGGCGCCCGGCGAGAACCGGGACGCCCAGCTGGCCCGGTTCGGGCAGGTGATGGACGCGGTGGTGCGCACCATGCCGACCGAGTTCAAGGACGCCAAGGACGACGTGCACCGGATGAACGCGGTGCTCGACCCCTCGCTGCCCGAGGACGCCCTGGCCGGGGTGCTCGCCCAGCTCGCCCAGCAGGCGAAGGACGGCCACTTCAGCACCACCGCGCTGACCGTCAAGCCGGACGGCACCCTGGACGAGGCGACCGCGGGCAAGCAGGTCAAGGACGTGCTCGGCGGCACCGTGAAGTCCGCGGCGGCCGGCGACGCCCCCGCCCGGGTCTCGGTGCAGGACGCCTCCGGCAACGACGCGGCGAGTGCCGCCGCGCAGGTCCAGATCGTCAACTCGGGCCTGACGTTCATCCCGGGCGGAGCCAAGACCGCGCCGCAGGCCACCAGTGAGATCCGCTACACCGACGACGCCCGGCAGGCCGCGGCGAAGTCCCTGGCGAGCAGCCTGGGGCTGCCGGACACGGCGGTGAAGAAGGTCGCCGACGCCCAGAACGCGGACCTGGTGGTCGTGCTCGGCAAGGACTACCAGCCGCCGAAGAACCAGTAG
- the nadD gene encoding nicotinate-nucleotide adenylyltransferase, with protein sequence MGEQAGNPGGPEPVKKRLGVMGGTFDPIHHGHLVAASEVASAFHLDEVVFVPTGEPWQKSDRHVTPAEDRYLMTVIATAENPQFSVSRIDIDRQGPTYTVDTLRDLHALHPDADLFFITGADALAQILSWHDSDELFSLAHFIGCTRPGHTLSDAGLPVGGVSLVEVPALAISSTDCRNRVAKGEPVWYLVPDGVVRYIDKRALYAPHGT encoded by the coding sequence ATGGGAGAGCAGGCCGGGAATCCCGGCGGACCGGAACCGGTGAAGAAGCGCCTCGGCGTGATGGGCGGCACCTTCGACCCGATCCACCACGGCCACCTGGTCGCCGCCAGTGAGGTGGCGAGCGCGTTCCACCTGGACGAGGTGGTCTTCGTCCCGACCGGGGAGCCCTGGCAGAAGAGCGACCGCCACGTCACCCCGGCCGAGGACCGCTACCTGATGACGGTCATCGCCACCGCGGAGAACCCGCAGTTCTCGGTCAGCAGGATCGACATCGACCGCCAGGGCCCGACGTACACCGTCGACACCCTGCGCGACCTGCACGCCCTGCACCCGGACGCCGACCTCTTCTTCATCACCGGCGCCGACGCGCTCGCCCAGATCCTGTCCTGGCACGACTCGGACGAACTCTTCTCGCTGGCCCACTTCATCGGATGCACCCGCCCGGGGCACACTCTGTCGGACGCCGGGCTTCCGGTGGGCGGGGTCTCCCTGGTGGAGGTCCCGGCGCTGGCCATCTCCTCCACGGACTGCCGCAACCGGGTCGCCAAGGGCGAGCCGGTCTGGTACCTCGTCCCGGACGGCGTGGTCCGCTACATCGACAAGCGGGCGCTGTACGCGCCGCACGGGACCTGA
- a CDS encoding M48 family metallopeptidase — protein MTDTTAKTPSRRRQRFPGISTRAWEHPADRSALVALRKLSGFDDILKKLAGLVSERSIRLMFLATAVKTSERQFPELYDMVRDAAYALDLEQVPDLYVTQDPAVNAYTIGIDTPIIVITSGLVELLDEEELRSVIGHEIGHAMSGHAVYRTMLMILTNIATRIAWVPLGNLAIMAIVTALKEWFRKAELSSDRAGLLAGQDLQASMRALMKLAGGHNLAEMNVDAFLEQAEEYEKAGDLRDGVLKLLQLLPQTHPFAVVRVAQLKKWAESDEYRSIMAGAYPRRTDDRDTSVGEQWKAAAEHYTTSVKESKDPLMGLLRDVAGGAATVGGKLRDTFTGGSRAGSPSDHGSAERTDG, from the coding sequence ATGACCGACACGACCGCGAAGACCCCGAGCCGGCGTCGCCAGCGCTTCCCCGGGATCTCCACCCGGGCCTGGGAGCACCCCGCCGACCGCTCGGCGCTGGTCGCCCTGCGCAAGCTGTCCGGCTTCGACGACATCCTGAAGAAGCTCGCCGGGCTGGTCTCCGAGCGCTCGATCCGGCTGATGTTCCTGGCCACCGCGGTGAAGACCTCCGAGCGCCAGTTCCCCGAGCTGTACGACATGGTCCGCGACGCCGCCTACGCGCTCGACCTGGAGCAGGTCCCGGACCTGTACGTCACCCAGGACCCGGCGGTCAACGCGTACACCATCGGCATCGACACCCCGATCATCGTGATCACCAGCGGCCTGGTCGAGCTGCTGGACGAGGAGGAGCTGCGCTCCGTCATCGGCCACGAGATCGGCCACGCGATGTCCGGCCACGCCGTCTACCGGACGATGCTGATGATCCTCACCAACATCGCCACCCGGATCGCCTGGGTGCCGCTCGGCAACCTGGCGATCATGGCGATCGTCACCGCACTCAAGGAGTGGTTCCGCAAGGCCGAGCTGTCCAGCGACCGGGCCGGCCTGCTCGCCGGGCAGGACCTCCAGGCGTCCATGCGGGCCCTGATGAAGCTGGCCGGCGGGCACAACCTGGCCGAGATGAACGTCGACGCCTTCCTGGAGCAGGCCGAGGAGTACGAGAAGGCCGGCGACCTGCGCGACGGCGTGCTCAAGCTGCTCCAACTGCTGCCGCAGACCCACCCGTTCGCGGTGGTCCGGGTCGCCCAGCTGAAGAAGTGGGCGGAGAGCGACGAGTACCGCTCGATCATGGCCGGCGCCTACCCGCGCCGCACGGACGACCGGGACACCTCGGTCGGCGAGCAGTGGAAGGCCGCCGCCGAGCACTACACGACCTCGGTGAAGGAGAGCAAGGACCCGCTGATGGGCCTGCTGCGGGACGTGGCCGGCGGCGCCGCGACCGTCGGCGGCAAGCTGCGCGACACCTTCACCGGCGGCAGCCGCGCCGGCTCCCCGTCGGACCACGGCTCCGCCGAGCGCACCGACGGCTGA
- a CDS encoding SCO2584 family spore wall biosynthesis protein, which translates to MAEDVGGLPYPDGADHGGADDEFATVVFDEAFVRSAAVHEPTAKERQLAAAEARFEPDTAGPGWSYDVPAGDGLPLELRPYPSGLDEDHLYPDPWSGPGRASGRQGRRWGRRYDPVRARGRYVAQQRWHRPVAWVLAVIMGVSLVAVAVAAIYQGVGGSSGAPRRPESGSSSPGTDPRSAPAAPSAVVTAPAG; encoded by the coding sequence GTGGCTGAGGATGTGGGGGGCTTGCCGTACCCCGACGGCGCCGACCACGGTGGTGCGGACGACGAGTTCGCCACCGTGGTCTTCGATGAGGCCTTCGTCCGGTCCGCCGCCGTGCACGAGCCGACGGCCAAGGAGCGGCAGCTGGCCGCCGCCGAGGCGCGGTTCGAGCCGGACACCGCGGGACCGGGCTGGAGCTATGACGTACCGGCCGGGGACGGGCTGCCGCTGGAGCTGCGCCCGTACCCGAGCGGACTCGACGAGGACCACCTGTACCCCGACCCCTGGTCGGGCCCGGGCCGGGCGAGCGGTCGCCAGGGCCGGCGCTGGGGGCGGCGCTACGACCCGGTGCGCGCCCGCGGGCGGTACGTGGCCCAGCAGCGCTGGCACCGGCCGGTGGCCTGGGTGCTGGCCGTGATCATGGGCGTGAGCCTGGTGGCGGTGGCGGTCGCGGCGATCTACCAGGGCGTGGGCGGCTCCTCCGGCGCGCCCCGGCGCCCGGAGTCCGGCAGCAGCAGTCCGGGGACGGACCCGCGGTCCGCGCCGGCCGCGCCGTCGGCGGTGGTCACGGCGCCCGCGGGCTGA
- a CDS encoding histidine phosphatase family protein, with amino-acid sequence MSREARGPRIVFWRHGQTSWNLESRFQGTTDIELTGQGVLQAQRAARLLSGLRPDLLISSDLKRARRTAEELAAVTGLDVQHHEGLRETYAGSWQGLTNAEIRERHPEEYAAWAAGEPVRRGGGELSTEVADRSVPVVLEAVAKLPENGTLVVVSHGGTIRTMLGRLLGLEPPLWECFGGLSNCCWSVLGKGARGWRLLEHNAGTLPQPVIGDDT; translated from the coding sequence CTGAGCCGGGAGGCGCGCGGCCCGCGCATCGTCTTCTGGCGGCACGGTCAGACCTCGTGGAACCTCGAATCGCGGTTCCAGGGCACCACGGACATCGAGCTGACCGGCCAGGGCGTGCTGCAGGCCCAGCGGGCGGCCCGGCTGCTCTCAGGGCTGCGCCCCGACCTGCTGATCTCCTCGGACCTCAAGCGCGCCCGGCGCACCGCCGAGGAGCTCGCCGCGGTCACCGGGCTGGACGTGCAGCACCACGAGGGCCTGCGGGAGACGTACGCGGGCTCCTGGCAGGGCCTGACCAACGCCGAGATCCGTGAGCGCCACCCGGAGGAGTACGCGGCCTGGGCGGCCGGGGAACCGGTGCGGCGCGGCGGCGGTGAGCTGTCCACCGAGGTGGCCGACCGCTCGGTGCCGGTGGTGCTGGAGGCCGTCGCCAAGCTGCCGGAGAACGGCACGCTGGTCGTGGTCAGCCACGGCGGCACCATCCGGACCATGCTCGGGCGGCTGCTGGGCCTGGAGCCGCCCCTGTGGGAGTGCTTCGGCGGCCTGTCCAACTGCTGCTGGTCGGTGCTCGGCAAGGGGGCGCGCGGCTGGCGGCTGCTGGAGCACAACGCGGGCACGCTCCCGCAGCCGGTGATCGGCGACGACACCTGA
- a CDS encoding MFS transporter, protein MTDLQIRPGVAGGTTGAPTVRPGLLLALVLCGQFMAVLDSSIVNVAVPTIRTDLGASGAALQLVIAGYTIAYAVLLITGARLGARYGYSRLFQLGLAAFTATSLACGLAPTTGWLIAFRLLQGAAGALMVPQVMSLLQRTFTGAARTRAIGLYSAVLAVGVASGQVLGGVLVSADLFGTGWRPVFLVNVPFGLVLLAVGARLLPRLPGDASRGFDVPGLVVLGAALGLLVVPLVLGHELGWPAWGWAMLAGGVLLFGLFVVVERGVARRGGQPLIPGRVLRAPGLRPAAVGLFTIMAAYAGFMFAFALHQQAGLGHSALRAGLCSAPVAIGFGVGSLHWHRLPGRLHGMLPSVSGVVLGGGYLVLGVLLGGGAGVGAVVLVETALFGLAAGCAYAPLFARALAGVAPEDAADASGVTVTVLQLGQVIGVAVLGSVFLGRVDLPAPAADSGHALLVTLAVNTVLVLVGAVFAERSRREVR, encoded by the coding sequence ATGACGGACCTTCAGATCCGGCCCGGCGTGGCCGGAGGCACCACCGGGGCGCCGACCGTACGGCCCGGGCTGCTCCTCGCGCTCGTCCTGTGCGGGCAGTTCATGGCCGTGCTCGACTCCTCCATCGTCAACGTCGCGGTGCCCACCATCCGAACCGACCTGGGCGCCTCCGGCGCCGCCCTGCAACTCGTGATCGCCGGCTACACCATCGCCTACGCGGTCCTGCTGATCACCGGCGCCCGGCTCGGCGCCCGCTACGGCTACAGCCGGCTGTTCCAGCTGGGCCTGGCCGCCTTCACCGCCACCTCGCTGGCCTGCGGCCTCGCCCCGACCACCGGCTGGCTGATCGCCTTCCGGCTGCTCCAGGGCGCGGCCGGGGCGCTGATGGTGCCGCAGGTGATGAGCCTGCTGCAGCGCACCTTCACCGGGGCCGCCCGCACCCGGGCGATCGGCCTCTACTCGGCGGTGCTGGCCGTCGGCGTCGCGTCCGGCCAGGTGCTCGGCGGGGTGCTGGTCAGCGCCGACCTGTTCGGCACCGGGTGGCGGCCGGTGTTCCTGGTCAACGTGCCGTTCGGGCTGGTGCTGCTGGCGGTGGGCGCCCGGCTGCTGCCGCGGCTGCCCGGTGACGCCTCGCGCGGCTTCGACGTCCCCGGCCTGGTGGTGCTGGGCGCGGCGCTCGGCCTGCTGGTGGTGCCGCTGGTGCTCGGCCACGAGCTCGGCTGGCCGGCCTGGGGCTGGGCGATGCTCGCGGGCGGCGTGCTGCTGTTCGGCCTGTTCGTCGTGGTCGAGCGCGGCGTCGCCCGGCGCGGCGGGCAGCCGCTGATCCCCGGGCGGGTGCTGCGCGCCCCCGGGCTGCGGCCGGCAGCGGTCGGACTGTTCACGATCATGGCGGCCTACGCGGGCTTCATGTTCGCCTTCGCCCTGCACCAGCAGGCGGGCCTCGGCCACAGCGCGCTGCGGGCCGGGCTCTGCTCGGCGCCCGTCGCGATCGGCTTCGGCGTGGGCAGCCTGCACTGGCACCGACTTCCGGGCCGGCTGCACGGGATGCTGCCGTCGGTCTCCGGGGTGGTGCTCGGGGGCGGCTACCTGGTGCTGGGGGTGCTGCTCGGCGGGGGCGCCGGGGTCGGGGCGGTGGTGCTGGTGGAGACGGCCCTGTTCGGCCTGGCCGCGGGCTGTGCGTACGCGCCGCTGTTCGCCCGGGCGCTCGCGGGGGTGGCGCCCGAGGACGCGGCCGATGCCAGCGGGGTGACGGTGACCGTCCTCCAGCTCGGGCAGGTGATCGGGGTCGCGGTGCTCGGCTCGGTGTTCCTCGGGCGGGTGGACCTGCCGGCGCCGGCCGCCGACTCCGGGCACGCGCTGCTGGTCACCCTGGCGGTCAACACCGTGCTGGTGCTCGTCGGGGCGGTCTTCGCCGAGCGCAGCCGGAGGGAGGTGCGCTGA